The nucleotide window GCGAGCAGCGAAAACCCTGACGCCCAACGTCTCTATGATCTCGCATTACGCAAGGAAAACGAAAACGCTTTCCAAGACGCGTTGCTGCACTATGAGCGCTTCAGCCGCGACTACCCAGCCGATCCACTGACTGATCTCGTGGCCCTCGGCACCGGGCGCAGTCTTCTTGCGCTGGGAAACTACGAAAGTGCAAATCAGAAATTTCAATCAATCAGCGAGGGCACGGCGCCTTCCATGCAAGAAGTCGCCAATGTTTATTTAGTGATTTCTTCGCTCTATATCTCTTACGATTCTGCTGTTTTGGAGAAATTGCGCAGCTATCTTGGCCGCATTGCCGATGCGCGTTTAGCCAACACCCTTGAAAAAGCATTGATTGACGGCTCTGAGCGCGAAAAAGATCTTTCGCTGCGCATGAAAGTACTTTCAGAGCTCGCCGAGCAGGGCCGCAGCATGCAGCGCTCGGTTGCACGAAGCCTCATTACGGAAACGGCGAGCAGCCTTAGCGAGGCTCAACTCGCAGAACTTGAAAACGAACTTGAAGTTGGTAGCCTCGCGTGGGTCGCAGTTTCAGCTCAAAAGTTAAAGCATGAACAAGACTCCGGCGAGCATGATGCGGCAAAGCAAACCGCCAAAGCGCTCGAGCCTTACCAGGCCTTGCTTTCTGAAAGCGAAACCGCGCTAGTCCGTAGCCTAATCATCCCTCAGCCTGTCGAAGCTTTTCGTATTGGGGCATTGCTACCACTCAGCGGACGCATGAAGCTTGTTGGACAAAGCGCTTTGCGTGGACTGAACATTGCCCTAGAAGGACACCACACTGAGCTAATCGTACGGGACACGGAAGCAAACCCTACGAAAACCGTGGATTTGCTCGAGAAGCTTGTCTATGATGACAAAGTCATTGCCGTGATTGGGCCCATGACGACACAAAGCGCGCTAGCCGCTGCGAAAAAGGCTGAGCAACTAGGCGTTCCCTTAATGAGCCTGGTTCCAACGACTGACATCGCAGAAAAGAATCGAACAACCTTGCGTATTATGCCCAGCCCAGAGGGCGAAATTGCTTCTTTGTTAGCCTATGCGCGCTACCAGGGAGATGCGCGCTTTGCAATCTTGTACCCTGATACTCGCTATGGACAGGCGATGCACCACCAATTTGCTCAGAGCCTGGATGTCCATGGCGGCACACTGGTCGCTGCGATTCCGTATCCTGACTCGGAAACCAACTTCCGCGACTATGTCGAGGCTATCAAGAAGAAACGAGTTGACGCTCTTTTTATCCCCGACGCATCGAAACGCATCGCTCTCATCGCGCCTACACTCGCCGCAGCCGGGCTGTGGACCTCAACGGACAACGCAACTTCTGCCATTACTTTGCTCATCCCACATATTGGCTATGCGCCATCTTTATCCCAGCTCGTCGGGCGGTACTTACAAGGCGCAATTTTTTCGATTCCCTTTGCAGTTGCAGACCAACATCCATCTGCCTTGCAATATGATTTTGTCCAAAACTTCTCGGAGCGCTACGGAAGTGTTCCTGATTTGTTTTCAGCTTATGCTTTTGATGCGCTACGGCTTATTCACACAGCAGTATCGCGATGAGCAACCAGCCACCAAGCCCTTTTGGAAAGCTTAGAAGGCAAACTTGAGATACCAACAATTTGCGCCTCGCCTGGCTTCGACACCCATCGAAACCCTTTGCGCGAAACACGGTTGTTTACACTAAAAGACAGCGAACTTAATGCGATTACCTCGTTTAACGAGCCAGCACTACAGCAACAACGATCGCAGCAACAAGTGCAATAGCCCCACACTCAAGGCAAGCATCGGGAAGCGATTCTTGGGCAGGTAGTCTGCCATAAAAGTATCGTCCAGCTCAGGATGCGTCGAAAGCTTTGGCAATGGCTCATGTTGAAGCAAGGGTTGCGATGCAGGCTGAGCCAATTGCATTCTGTCCCTTTCTCCATTTTGTTGCGTAGCTTGAAGCAGGGCGTGTGTAAGCTCTGCTTGGCTCACGCTGTACCAATGCTCCACATCGGACCCTAAACCAAAACTCGAACAAAGCGCGGCGGCGGTCTGAAGCGCCCCTGGATAACGCGCGGTTTTGTCTTTAGCCAACGCCGTTGCGATCACCCCGTCCACCGCAGCAGGCAAATCGAGTCTGCTGCGGCTCACAGGAGCTGGTTGTTGTTGTAAGATTTTCATCAGCACTTCACCGACGGTACTAGCGCCAAACGCTACTTCGCCAGTAAACATTTCATGCAAGATTGCGCCAAGCGCAAACACATCCGAGCGCTGATCCACGTCTTGTTTGCCCATAGCCTGTTCTGGAGACATGTAAAAAGGAGAACCCAGTGTGGTTCCAATCGCGGTTAGCTTGGGGCCCATCTGGACTTGCATTTTGACAGAACCAAAATCCAGAAGTTTAACGACATCCCCCTGCTCGGAGCTGCAAAGAAAGATATTATCGGGCTTCAAGTCTCGATGGACATAGCCGTATGAATGCGCGTAATCGAGAGCAATCGCGATTTGACAAACGATGCGTATCACTCGCTCAACGCTCAGACGCTCCGAGCGCCTAAAGACTTCGCCGAGTTCTTCACCGTCCAAAAACTCCATTGTCATAAAATGGGAGCCATCTGCAGTTTGCC belongs to Myxococcales bacterium and includes:
- a CDS encoding penicillin-binding protein activator — protein: MISLSSNHESFLFFSKLCWLCCGLVLCLGLIAGCPPSRSTIRNVPAASSENPDAQRLYDLALRKENENAFQDALLHYERFSRDYPADPLTDLVALGTGRSLLALGNYESANQKFQSISEGTAPSMQEVANVYLVISSLYISYDSAVLEKLRSYLGRIADARLANTLEKALIDGSEREKDLSLRMKVLSELAEQGRSMQRSVARSLITETASSLSEAQLAELENELEVGSLAWVAVSAQKLKHEQDSGEHDAAKQTAKALEPYQALLSESETALVRSLIIPQPVEAFRIGALLPLSGRMKLVGQSALRGLNIALEGHHTELIVRDTEANPTKTVDLLEKLVYDDKVIAVIGPMTTQSALAAAKKAEQLGVPLMSLVPTTDIAEKNRTTLRIMPSPEGEIASLLAYARYQGDARFAILYPDTRYGQAMHHQFAQSLDVHGGTLVAAIPYPDSETNFRDYVEAIKKKRVDALFIPDASKRIALIAPTLAAAGLWTSTDNATSAITLLIPHIGYAPSLSQLVGRYLQGAIFSIPFAVADQHPSALQYDFVQNFSERYGSVPDLFSAYAFDALRLIHTAVSR
- a CDS encoding serine/threonine protein kinase, whose translation is MRRCLKCGTEFAGSMAFCGNDGSVLVAVMPAEQHDSRLGQRLGDYVLAAPIADGATGRVYEGRNANTREKVAVKVLHDDVSKDHVAVERFRREAEAGMSMSHSNIVKVIDSGQTADGSHFMTMEFLDGEELGEVFRRSERLSVERVIRIVCQIAIALDYAHSYGYVHRDLKPDNIFLCSSEQGDVVKLLDFGSVKMQVQMGPKLTAIGTTLGSPFYMSPEQAMGKQDVDQRSDVFALGAILHEMFTGEVAFGASTVGEVLMKILQQQPAPVSRSRLDLPAAVDGVIATALAKDKTARYPGALQTAAALCSSFGLGSDVEHWYSVSQAELTHALLQATQQNGERDRMQLAQPASQPLLQHEPLPKLSTHPELDDTFMADYLPKNRFPMLALSVGLLHLLLRSLLL